A window of Babylonia areolata isolate BAREFJ2019XMU chromosome 2, ASM4173473v1, whole genome shotgun sequence contains these coding sequences:
- the LOC143279404 gene encoding uncharacterized protein LOC143279404: protein MKTRSRERHRQQQGATSGEHLPAAAGQQGQSRPLTTAETGTVTANTSQPQSVSDTLSVAMDRKGHQDITTARSVLTGTPHAQNVLTGTPQTQNVLTGTSKTQSVLSGALQAQHITSSQSLPPRLGGSMAEGLSLPHHSPEQAPPFEQAVCVHVQGVQYSTSDRQTSPVQLTELVSPSVSKTCCPPSDKNHNLPPMYVTSSGALLCPTSLQYVEAGHQHPPPYPDPPVAGSAGFATAYYHDLNDGKKTDVPSSSLYSISPESCVYPKDGLYPPQYSLDSQSCKVFTFCTMDTGREYSPPEMSAYSSSSSTSYTSPLTSSVLSAGSPDPLHWSPNTGTVLTPDLCLPKVTAAQPAPPPPEGMPDSGKSSSETQSSAHTAPYYSDEQSLEEDAMRDIKRDILSSDIHKHIYHNFSSHSLAMSPLDEDSHDDDDNDTDSLSPGPHVPQGKAGGGPAKKRRRRTQTPVQRKAANMRERKRMCHLNKAFNHLKDRLPNVRSRKKLSRIQTLKAAIFYIGLLTECLQSS, encoded by the coding sequence ATGAAGACAAGGTCCAGAGAACGCCACAGGCAGCAGCAGGGAGCGACCAGCGGAGAGCACCTGCCTGCAGCAGCCGGTCAGCAAGGACAGAGCCGGCCACTGACCAccgcagagacagggacagtcactGCCAACACCTCACAGCCCCAGAGCGTTTCCGACACGCTCTCTGTGGCCATGGACAGAAAGGGACACCAGGACATCACCACTGCGCGCTCAGTCCTAACGGGTACTCCACACGCACAGAACGTTCTAACAGGTACTCCACAGACACAGAACGTTCTAACAGGTACTTCAAAGACACAAAGCGTTCTATCAGGTGCTCTACAGGCACAACACATCACCAGCTCCCAGTCTCTTCCACCACGGTTGGGAGGAAGCATGGCTGAGGGACTGTCTCTGCCTCACCACAGCCCGGAGCAGGCTCCCCCGTTCGAGCAGgcggtgtgtgtgcacgtgcagggcGTGCAGTACTCGACCTCGGACAGGCAGACGTCGCCCGTGCAGCTGACGGAGCTGGTGTCTCCTTCCGTGTCCAAGACGTGCTGTCCGCCCAGCGACAAGAACCACAACCTGCCCCCCATGTACGTCACGTCGTCCGGGGCCCTTCTCTGCCCCACGTCTCTCCAGTACGTGGAGGCCGGGCATCAGCACCCCCCGCCTTATCCCGACCCCCCAGTGGCGGGCAGTGCAGGGTTCGCCACAGCCTATTACCACGATCTGAACGACGGCAAGAAGACAGACGTTCCCAGCTCCAGTCTCTATTCCATTTCCCCCGAGTCGTGTGTCTACCCCAAGGACGGTCTGTACCCCCCTCAGTACTCGCTGGACAGCCAAAGCTGCAAGGTCTTCACCTTCTGCACGATGGACACGGGCCGGGAGTACTCTCCCCCTGAGATGTCCgcctacagcagcagcagcagcacgtcCTACACATCCCCCCTGACCAGCTCAGTCCTGTCCGCGGGGTCACCTGACCCCCTGCACTGGAGTCCCAACACCGGCACCGTTCTGACCCCTGACCTCTGCCTGCCCAAGGTCACGGCCGCCCAGCCCGCGCCGCCGCCGCCAGAGGGGATGCCGGACAGCGGAAAGAGCTCTTCCGAGACACAGTCCTCAGCCCACACCGCCCCTTACTACAGCGACGAGCAGAGCTTGGAGGAAGACGCCATGCGGGACATCAAGCGGGACATCCTCAGCTCCGACATCCACAAACACATCTACCACAACTTCTCCTCCCACAGCCTGGCCATGTCCCCACTGGACGAGGACTcgcacgacgacgacgacaacgacacgGACAGCCTGAGCCCCGGGCCCCACGTCCCTCAGGGCAAGGCAGGGGGCGGCCCCGCCAAGAAACGACGCCGGCGGACACAGACCCCCGTGCAGCGGAAGGCGGCCAACATGCGTGAGCGGAAGAGGATGTGCCACCTGAACAAGGCCTTCAACCACCTCAAGGATCGCCTGCCCAACGTGCGCAGCAGGAAGAAGCTTTCCAGGATCCAGACTCTCAAGGCCGCCATCTTCTACATCGGCCTGCTGACGGAATGTCTGCAGTCGTCCTGA